The genomic window GGAACTCAACTGAGTGCCGAAGAAAACCACATCTTATTTACCTGGTTATTTTATAGTTATTTAGAAGCACTCCAAAGCATTGGAACACCAGCACAATTTGTTATTGGAGCGTATTGGGCTCGTCCTGGGATGAGATATGGCGAGTCCTATGTCTGGAATAATCATCAATTAAGTCTTGACCTCGTAGAAGTCTTTAAAGATTTCCCGAAGATTTCAATGAGTTTAATGTTTGCATCGCTTTCGATGGCACAAGAATTTACCATAATTGCCAGAATGCTACCCAATGTGAGTTTGCTCGGTTTTTGGTGGCATACTCTGATACCGAATATTATTGAACAATTAATTTCTCAAAGAATAGAATCCCTTCCTTCCAACAAGTGGATTGCCATTGCTACCGATGCCTATTCAGTAGAATGGGCTTATGGAAAGGTGAGTTTGGTTCTTCATTGTTTAGCCCGAGTTTTAAGCCAAAAAGTTGAAGAAGGATATTTTACCGAAAAAACTGCCATTGAATATGCTCGTCGGATTCTCTATGAAAATCCGCAAGAAATATATCAATTGAAACTAGATTGAGGGATGGTTATACCCCAAATTCTTTTGATAGAGCCTTTTTCATAATTTTGACGGGAGCATCTAAACCGGTCCAGAGTTTAAAACCAATTGCGCCTTGGTAAACTAACATTCCCAAGCCGTCCAGGGTTTTGGCACCTCGTTTTTCGGCTTCTTGTAAAAATTGGGTATGAGGTGGATTAGGAATGACATCACAAACAACCAGATTAGGTCTGATTGTGTCATACTGAATATTTGGTTTTTGACTGGTATTGGGGAAAAGACCAATTGAGGTTGCATTAACAAGGATATCGACAGGAGAAGGAAGGGGGAAGGCGGATGTCCAAGGCTCATAGTGGGCGTTAACAGGGGTTTTTTCCCGGAGAAGATTAACTAATTCTTCACCCCTTTTTGGGGAGCGATTAACGATAGTTATTTCTTTTACTCCAGCTAAGGAAAGTTCAACACTAATTGCTCGCGCAGCGCCTCCGGCGCCCAAAATCACCACTTTTTTCCCACGAGGGTCAATTTTGGCATCAAGATTGAGAGAGGTAAGGAATCCCTTTCCATCGGTATTGGTTCCAATTAATTGGTTATCTCGCCGATAGACTGTATTCACCGCACCCATTAATTGAGCATCGTGCGTGACTTCATCTAAATATTTTAATACTTCAACTTTATGAGGAATTGTGAGGTTGATTCCCCGCATATTGAAAGCCCGGATTCCTTTTATGGCATCTTCTAAATCTGCAGGAAAGACTTCGATGGTCAAGTATCTCCAATTGAGATTTAAGGCACGAAACGCTGCTTCTTGCATGATGATGGTTGGATTTTCATCAACAGGATGGCCGAAAACTCCTACTAATTCAGCCTTATAATTTAGTTTTGATAACTTATTCATTCATATCACCTCTTTCATTCATATTTTACTCAAAGAAGATCTCATTGTAACTAAGTATTAAATTGCCTTTTGATAAATTGGCTGTTGTAAAGATTAGTTTTACAATTACACTTTGAAAAAATCCATAATAGTGAAATTTATGTTTTTTTCACAAAAAAAGACCTTATGATTTTTACTTAGTAGTTAAATATTAAAAACTACTGTCATATATTTTTATATATATTGACATCTGTCAATTATATTGATAGGATTGGAAGTGATAGAAAATAGCTTTTAAAAACTAAAAAATTGAAGGAA from Candidatus Atribacteria bacterium ADurb.Bin276 includes these protein-coding regions:
- the aroE_2 gene encoding Shikimate dehydrogenase, with the protein product MNKLSKLNYKAELVGVFGHPVDENPTIIMQEAAFRALNLNWRYLTIEVFPADLEDAIKGIRAFNMRGINLTIPHKVEVLKYLDEVTHDAQLMGAVNTVYRRDNQLIGTNTDGKGFLTSLNLDAKIDPRGKKVVILGAGGAARAISVELSLAGVKEITIVNRSPKRGEELVNLLREKTPVNAHYEPWTSAFPLPSPVDILVNATSIGLFPNTSQKPNIQYDTIRPNLVVCDVIPNPPHTQFLQEAEKRGAKTLDGLGMLVYQGAIGFKLWTGLDAPVKIMKKALSKEFGV